The following coding sequences lie in one Cannabis sativa cultivar Pink pepper isolate KNU-18-1 chromosome 5, ASM2916894v1, whole genome shotgun sequence genomic window:
- the LOC115717221 gene encoding transcription factor bHLH36 has translation MDYIPPNSNIQLLYDDQATTTDELFQLISSNNFPYKLLYPENEIIINQEHHHDNAHDHDVTPPTPSQKGCEPIFAGGRRRKSSNLDQNQEPNDDDDDDQNPNDKKKKKVIHRDIERQRRQEMSALYASLRSLIPLQYLKGKRSTSDQIHEVANYIRDLERKMERMKAKRDSLKKMSDSSDNNNNEIINLESTKIISLRHCSKRRSVEVFSISSEGFSLHKLILRALSTEGFDVISCVSAKVNQRFLHTIQTEAVSEERSFDLSKLEQKLNNLIV, from the exons ATGGATTATATTCCTCCTAATTCAAATATCCAATTATTATATGATGACCAAGCTACTACTACAGATGAGCTTTTCCAACTGATCTCAAGTAATAATTTTCCTTACAAATTATTATATCCAGAAAATGAGATTATTATTAACCAAGAACATCATCATGATAATGCTCATGATCATGATGTTACTCCACCAACACCTTCTCAGAAGGGCTGTGAGCCAATCTTTGCTGGCGGTAGGCGGCGCAAATCATCAAATTTGGACCAAAATCAAGAACCAAATGATGACGATGATGATGATCAAAACCCTAAtgacaagaagaagaagaaggtcaTACATAGAGATATTGAAAGGCAAAGAAGACAAGAAATGTCTGCCTTATACGCTTCTCTAAGATCACTTATCCCTCTTCAATATCTCAAG GGAAAGAGGTCAACATCGGACCAAATACACGAAGTTGCAAATTATATAAGAGACTTAGAAAGAAAGATGGAAAGAATGAAGGCAAAAAGGGATAGCTTAAAAAAGATGTCAGATTCTAGtgacaataataataatgagaTTATTAATTTGGAGTCAACTAAGATAATTAGTTTGAGGCACTGTAGTAAGAGAAGATCCGTTGAGGTTTTCAGTATTAGTAGTGAAGGATTTTCACTCCATAAATTAATTCTTAGAGCTTTGTCCACAGAAGGGTTTGATGTTATCAGCTGTGTTTCCGCAAAAGTCAACCAAAGATTTCTCCACACCATTCAAACCGAg GCTGTGAGTGAAGAGAGAAGCTTCGATCTATCGAAGTTGGAACAAAAACTGAATAACTTGATTGTGTAA